One window from the genome of Chaetodon trifascialis isolate fChaTrf1 chromosome 20, fChaTrf1.hap1, whole genome shotgun sequence encodes:
- the ank1b gene encoding ankyrin-1 isoform X8 — translation MAQAAKQLRKTKDLAEAAAQEQREKEEEKIKKRNRSRDRRRKADAATSFLRAARSGNLDKALDHIKNGIDINTANQNGLNGLHLASKEGHVKMVLELLHSGIELEATTKKGNTALHIAALAGQEKVVAELVNYGANVNAQSHKGFSPLYMAAQENHLEVVKFLLENGANQSLPTEDGFTPLAVALQQGHENVVALLINYGTKGKVRLPALHIAARNDDTRTAAVLLQNDPNADVLSKTGFTPLHIAAHYENMSVAQLLLNRGANVNFTPKNGITPLHIASRRGNVMMVRLLLDRGAQIDAKTKDELTPLHCAARNGHVRIIEILLEHGAPIQAKTKNGLSPIHMAAQGDHMDCVRQLLQFNAEIDDITLDHLTPLHVAAHCGHHRMAKVLLDKGAKANARALNGFTPLHIACKKNHMRSMDLLLKHSASLEAVTESGLTPLHVAAFMGHLNIVKNLLQRGASPNASNVKVETPLHMASRAGHCEVAQFLLQNAAQVDAKAKDDQTPLHCAARMGHKELVKLLLEHKANPDSATTAGHTPLHISAREGHVHTIRILLDAGAQQTKMTKKGFTPLHVASKYGKVDVAELLLERGANPNAAGKNGLTPLHVAVHHNNLDVVKLLVSKGGSAHSTARNGYTPLHIAAKQNQMEVASCLLQNGATPNAESLQGITPLHLASQEGRPDIVALLISKQANVNLGNKNGLTPLHLVAQEGHVGIADTLVKQGASIYAASRMGYTPLHVACHYGNIKMVKFLLQQQAHVNSKTRMGYTPLHQAAQQGHTDIVTLLLKHGAQPNEITSNGTSPLGIAKRLGYISVIDVLKLVTEESVSTITTEKHRMSFPETVDEILDVSEDEGVAQLTLGDELLGMDGARYLKLDDFKDQDDDFLSPKKTLRDFEGGMGTTPYSPAIPRIPCVSPETVLLDQHTPIPLPKEYDEDSLIPSSPATETSDNVSPVASPIHTGFLVSFMVDARGGSMRGSRHHGLRVIIPPRTCTAPTRITCRLVKPQKLTTPPPLVEGEGLASRIISLGPSSMQFLGPVIVEIPHFASLGRGDRELVVLRSENGSVWKEHRNRYGDEVLETILNGMDEDLESQEELEKKRIRRIISTDFPLYFAVVSRIQQESDLIGPEGGRLTSKLVPHVEAIFPETAVTKRVRLGLQAQPIPDELLTRQLGNQATFSPVVTIEPRRRKFHRPIGLRIPLPPSWRESPRDAGEGDTTSLRLLCSVIGGTAPAQWEDITGTTKLMYANNCANFTTNVSARFWLADCPRTAEAVTFANLLYRELMSVPYMAKFVIFAKMNEAREGRLRCYCMTDDKMDKTLELHENFTEVARSRDIELMEGMPLHLECSGNLVPIRKATQQPRSFSFQAFRDNRLPVSVKVRDSNKDATGFLSFLRKCTKYEDTQHVLCNLNIAMPPCVKVVGSEERRRTLTPLALRERYSALNEPGVATVNAMERTEIKINIISEQLGLSWAELARELQFGVDDINRIRVENPNSLLDQSSALLNLWASREGKRAKMESLYTALKNIDRADIVTSLEGQAPQPAPGSLEEGACRLSDRDSSLLSPSVINGYGLVQEELLSPASMQYSLPSPLGAEPYWQEVSSLECAPIATTEEDTLMEMSDVQVWPAGVSPSLVTVEDSSLEGSSRADDSEGATLSLPYSLGRPSSGASGASGSIMELEEEEEEEEEGEVEEEEAPQEPATMLAERDRVRASGAVPKVNLNGQLGGQRSDGRRGDAPAAGGGAKGGGGSVGLGSVEGISVVAGQQVYAQMSGLSRATEHNGDNRVVGGGAFQPYLPDKDSLQGWVGSVSSGRDVPGLRVAQEALLTPREEKEDYAAEAQFVSEHGNVLARKVGVDVRKGAQSVQRTSLRRVKH, via the exons AATGGTCTCAACGGGTTACACCTGGCCTCTAAAGAAGGTCACGTCAAAATGGTCCTGGAGCTGCTACACTCTGGCATCGAGCTGGAAGCCACCACCAAG AAAGGGAACACAGCTCTCCATATCGCAGCGCTGGCAGGGCAGGAGAAAGTGGTGGCTGAGCTAGTCAACTACGGTGCCAACGTTAATGCCCAGTCACAT AAAGGGTTCAGTCCTCTCTACATGGCAGCACAGGAGAATCACTTAGAGGTGGTCAAGTTCCTGCTGGAGAACGGTGCCAATCAGAGTCTCCCCACTGAG GATGGCTTCACTCCACTGGCAGTAGCCCTCCAGCAGGGCCATGAAAACGTTGTGGCACTACTCATCAACTATGGCACCAAGGGCAAGGTCCGCCTCCCTGCGCTGCACATCGCTGCTCGCAACGACGACACGCGCACTGCCGCAGTGCTCCTGCAGAATGACCCCAATGCTGATGTTCTCAGCAAG ACTGGTTTCACACCTCTGCATATTGCAGCCCACTATGAGAATATGAGCGTcgcccagctgctgctgaacagaggAGCCAATGTAAACTTCACCCCCAAG AATGGCATCACGCCCCTTCATATAGCCTCCAGGAGGGGTAATGTGATGATGGTCAGACTACTGCTGGACAGAGGTGCACAGATCGATGCCAAAACTAAG GATGAGCTGACTCCTCTCCACTGTGCAGCCAGGAATGGTCACGTTCGCATCATTGAGATCCTGCTGGAACACGGTGCTCCCATCCAGGCGAAGACCAAG AACGGTCTGTCCCCCATCCACATGGCAGCTCAGGGGGATCACATGGACTGCGTCAGGCAGCTACTGCAGTTCAACGCCGAGATTGATGATATCACACTGGACCATTTAACCCCTCTTCATGTAGCAGCCCACTGTGGTCACCATCGGATGGCCAAAGTCCTACTGGACAAGGGGGCCAAAGCCAATGCACGTGCTCTG aatGGCTTCACACCTCTCCATATTGCTTGCAAGAAGAACCACATGCGGTCCATGGACCTGCTGCTCAAGCACTCTGCTTCCCTAGAAGCTGTCACAGAG tcTGGTCTCACTCCTCTACATGTAGCAGCATTCATGGGCCATCTGAACATAGTGAAGAACCTGCTCCAGAGAGGGGCTTCACCTAATGCTTCCAATGTG AAAGTGGAGACTCCCCTCCACATGGCCTCCAGAGCAGGACACTGTGAAGTTGCTCAGTTCCTGCTGCAGAACGCAGCACAAGTGGACGCCAAGGCGAAG GATGACCAGACCCCTCTACACTGTGCAGCCCGCATGGGCCACAAGGAGCTTGTCAAGCTGCTCCTTGAGCACAAGGCCAACCCCGACTCAGCTACAACTGCAGGCCACACGCCCTTACACATCTCTGCACGTGAAGGACACGTCCACACCATTCGAATCTTGTTGGATGCTGGGGCACAGCAGACAAAGATGACAAAG AAAGGCTTCACTCCTCTCCACGTGGCATCTAAATATGGGAAGGTGGATGTGGCGGAGCTCCTTCTGGAGAGAGGAGCCAACCCTAATGCAGCTGGGAAG aaTGGTCTGACACCCCTTCATGTGGCCGTCCATCACAACAACCTGGATGTTGTTAAACTCCTGGTCAGCAAGGGAGGATCTGCACACAGCACTGCCCGA AATGGCTACACTCCCCTGCACATAGCGGCCAAGCAGAACCAGATGGAGGTGGCCAGTTGTCTGCTGCAGAATGGGGCGACGCCCAATGCCGAGTCCCTCCAAGGCATCACGCCCCTACACCTGGCTTCACAGGAAGGGCGGCCTGACATTGTGGCCCTGCTCATCTCCAAGCAGGCCAATGTGAATCTGGGCAACAAG aaTGGATTGACCCCTCTGCATCTTGTGGCTCAGGAAGGTCATGTGGGAATCGCTGACACATTGGTCAAACAAGGAGCCTCCATTTACGCTGCCTCACGG ATGGGCTACACACCCCTTCATGTGGCTTGTCACTATGGCAACATCAAGATGGTGAAGttccttctgcagcagcaggcccATGTGAATAGCAAGACAAGG ATGGGCTACACCCCTCTGCACCAAGCAGCTCAGCAGGGCCATACCGATATTGTCACCCTGTTGTTAAAACACGGAGCCCAACCCAATGAGATTACTTCG AATGGGACATCTCCCCTGGGTATTGCTAAGCGGCTAGGTTACATCTCTGTCATCGATGTGCTGAAACTGGTTACTGAGGAGTCAGTCTCCACG ATCACGACAGAGAAGCATCGAATGAGTTTTCCTGAGACAGTAGATGAGATTTTGGATGTTTCTGAGGATGAAG GGGTTGCCCAGCTAACCTTAG GAGACGAGTTGCTCGGGATGGATGGAGCACGCTATTTGAAGCTTGATGACTTTAAGGACCAGGACGATGACTTCCTCTCCCCAAAGAAAACCCTGAGAGACTTTGAGGGTGGCATGGGTACCAC GCCATATTCTCCAGCTATTCCCAGGATCCCTTGTGTGTCCCCAGAGACTGTACTACTGGATCAG CACACCCCCATCCCCCTGCCAAAAGAGTATGATGAAGACTCTCTTATCCCGAGCAGTCCGGCTACAGAGACTTCAGACAACGTCAGCCCTGTGGCCAGCCCCATTCACACTGG CTTCCTGGTGAGTTTCATGGTGGATGCTCGGGGAGGCTCCATGCGAGGCAGCAGACACCACGGCCTGCGAGTTATCATTCCTCCTCGAACCTGCACTGCCCCAACACGCATTACCTGCCGCCTGGTCAAACCTCAGAAACTGACCACGCCTCCTCCGctggtggagggggaggggctAGCAAGCCGTATCATCTCCCTAGGGCCGTCCAGTATGCAGTTCCTTGG GCCTGTAATAGTGGAAATCCCCCACTTTGCCTCACTGGGCCGAGGGGACCGAGAACTTGTGGTCCTCCGTAGTGAAAATGGCTCGGTCTGGAAGGAGCATCGCAATCGCTACGGTGACGAAGTGCTGGAGACTATTCTGAATGGCATGGATGAAG ACCTGGAGAGtcaagaggagctggagaagaagagAATCCGTCGCATCATCTCCACCGACTTCCCCCTCTACTTCGCCGTAGTCTCCCGCATTCAGCAGGAGAGTGATCTGATTGGTCCAGAGGGGGGTCGGCTGACCAGTAAACTGGTGCCCCACGTCGAGGCCATCTTCCCCGAGACGGCCGTCACCAAGAGAGTGAGACTGGGACTGCAG GCACAGCCAATCCCTGATGAGCTGCTGACTCGGCAGCTCGGTAATCAGGCGACCTTCAGCCCAGTGGTTACCATCGAGCCACGCCGACGCAAATTTCACCGTCCAATTGGGCTGCGCATCCCTTTGCCGCCATCCTGGAGGGAGAGTCCTCGGGATGCTGGGGAGGGCGATACCACCAGCTTGCGCCTCCTCTGCAGTGTCATTG GTGGCACAGCACCCGCTCAGTGGGAGGACATCACTGGAACCACCAAGCTGATGTACGCCAACAACTGTGCCAACTTTACCACCAATGTTTCTGCAAG ATTCTGGCTGGCAGACTGTCCACGCACGGCAGAGGCAGTGACCTTCGCCAATTTGCTGTACCGGGAGCTGATGTCTGTTCCATACATGGCCAAGTTTGTTATCTTTGCCAAGATGAATGAAGCGCGCGAGGGACGCTTGCGTTGTTACTGCATGACGGACGACAAGATGGACAAGACGCTGGAGCTGCACGAAAACTTCACCGAAGTGGCCCGCAGTCGAGACATTGAG CTGATGGAGGGCATGCCGCTGCACCTCGAGTGTTCTGGGAACCTGGTGCCCATCAGGAAGGCCACCCAGCAGCCTCGCAGCTTCAGCTTCCAGGCCTTCAGAGATAACAGGctgcctgtctctgtcaag GTCAGAGATAGTAACAAGGATGCCACTGGGTTTTTATCCTTTCTGCGGAAGTGCACCAAGTATGAGGATACCCAGCATGTGCTGTGTAACCTTAACATAGCCATGCCACCATGTGTTAAG GTTGTTGGAAGTGAGGAGCGCAGGCGAACTTTGACCCCCCTCGCCCTGAGGGAACGTTACAGTGCGCTGAACGAGCCTGGTGTGG CCACTGTGAATGCCATGGAGAGGACTGAGATCAAGATCAACATCATATCTGAGCAGCTGGGTTTGAGCTGGGCAG AGTTGGCGCGTGAGCTTCAGTTCGGCGTGGACGACATCAACAGGATCCGTGTGGAGAATCCCAACTCCCTGCTGGACCAAAGCTCCGCTCTGCTCAACCTGTGGGCCAGCAGAGAAGGCAAAAGGGCCAAGA TGGAGAGCCTTTACACCGCCCTGAAAAACATCGACCGTGCTGACATTGTGACCTCTCTGGAGGGTCAGGCTCCACAACCAGCACCCGGTTCTTTAGAGGAGGGTGCCTGTCGACTCAGCGACCGCGACTCCAGCCTGCTGTCCCCCAGTGTCATCAATG GTTATGGGCtggtgcaggaggagctgctgtcccCGGCCTCCATGCAGTACAGCCTGCCCTCTCCGCTCGGTGCGGAACCCTACTGGCAGGAAGTCTCCAGCCTCGAGTGTGCCCCTATCGCCACCACCGAGGAAGACACATTAATGGAGATGTCGGACGTTCAGGTGTGGCCAGCAGGGGTCAGCCCCTCGCTGGTTACAGTGGAGGACTCCTCACTGGAGGGCAGCAGTCGGGCGGACGACTCAGAGGGCGCCACGCTCTCCCTTCCCTACAGCTTGGGTCGCCCGAGCAGCGGAGCCAGCGGGGCCAGCGGCTCCAtcatggagctggaggaggaggaggaggaggaggaagaaggggaggttgaggaggaggaggcgccaCAGGAGCCAGCAACTATGCTGGCAGAAAGGGACAGGGTGAGGGCCAGTGGCGCCGTCCCCAAGGTCAACCTAAACGGGCAGctgggaggtcagaggtcggatgggaggagaggagatgcccccgcagcaggaggaggagcaaaaGGGGGAGGTGGAAGTGTAGGGCTGGGTTCAGTGGAAGGGATTTCTGTTGTTGCAGGCCAGCAGGTGTATGCCCAGATGTCGGGACTGAGTCGGGCTACGGAGCATAATGGAGATAACCG AGTGGTGGGAGGCGGAGCATTTCAACCCTACTTACCAGACAAGGACTCCCTGCAGGGCTGGGTGGGCTCGGTGTCGTCGGGACGTGACGTGCCGGGCTTGCGCGTGGCCCAGGAGGCTCTGCTGACTCCG agagaggagaaagaggactACGCTGCTGAGGCGCAGTTTGTTTCCGAACACGGGAACGTGCTCGCTCGAAAG GTGGGGGTGGATGTTAGAAAGGGCGCTCAGTCAGTGCAGCGCACCAGTCTGCGGAGAgttaaacactga
- the ank1b gene encoding ankyrin-1 isoform X9, producing the protein MAQAAKQLRKTKDLAEAAAQEQREKEEEKIKKRNRSRDRRRKADAATSFLRAARSGNLDKALDHIKNGIDINTANQNGLNGLHLASKEGHVKMVLELLHSGIELEATTKKGNTALHIAALAGQEKVVAELVNYGANVNAQSHKGFSPLYMAAQENHLEVVKFLLENGANQSLPTEDGFTPLAVALQQGHENVVALLINYGTKGKVRLPALHIAARNDDTRTAAVLLQNDPNADVLSKTGFTPLHIAAHYENMSVAQLLLNRGANVNFTPKNGITPLHIASRRGNVMMVRLLLDRGAQIDAKTKDELTPLHCAARNGHVRIIEILLEHGAPIQAKTKNGLSPIHMAAQGDHMDCVRQLLQFNAEIDDITLDHLTPLHVAAHCGHHRMAKVLLDKGAKANARALNGFTPLHIACKKNHMRSMDLLLKHSASLEAVTESGLTPLHVAAFMGHLNIVKNLLQRGASPNASNVKVETPLHMASRAGHCEVAQFLLQNAAQVDAKAKDDQTPLHCAARMGHKELVKLLLEHKANPDSATTAGHTPLHISAREGHVHTIRILLDAGAQQTKMTKKGFTPLHVASKYGKVDVAELLLERGANPNAAGKNGLTPLHVAVHHNNLDVVKLLVSKGGSAHSTARNGYTPLHIAAKQNQMEVASCLLQNGATPNAESLQGITPLHLASQEGRPDIVALLISKQANVNLGNKNGLTPLHLVAQEGHVGIADTLVKQGASIYAASRMGYTPLHVACHYGNIKMVKFLLQQQAHVNSKTRMGYTPLHQAAQQGHTDIVTLLLKHGAQPNEITSNGTSPLGIAKRLGYISVIDVLKLVTEESVSTITTEKHRMSFPETVDEILDVSEDEGVAQLTLGDELLGMDGARYLKLDDFKDQDDDFLSPKKTLRDFEGGMGTTPYSPAIPRIPCVSPETVLLDQHTPIPLPKEYDEDSLIPSSPATETSDNVSPVASPIHTGFLVSFMVDARGGSMRGSRHHGLRVIIPPRTCTAPTRITCRLVKPQKLTTPPPLVEGEGLASRIISLGPSSMQFLGPVIVEIPHFASLGRGDRELVVLRSENGSVWKEHRNRYGDEVLETILNGMDEDLESQEELEKKRIRRIISTDFPLYFAVVSRIQQESDLIGPEGGRLTSKLVPHVEAIFPETAVTKRVRLGLQAQPIPDELLTRQLGNQATFSPVVTIEPRRRKFHRPIGLRIPLPPSWRESPRDAGEGDTTSLRLLCSVIGGTAPAQWEDITGTTKLMYANNCANFTTNVSARFWLADCPRTAEAVTFANLLYRELMSVPYMAKFVIFAKMNEAREGRLRCYCMTDDKMDKTLELHENFTEVARSRDIELMEGMPLHLECSGNLVPIRKATQQPRSFSFQAFRDNRLPVSVKVRDSNKDATGFLSFLRKCTKYEDTQHVLCNLNIAMPPCVKVVGSEERRRTLTPLALRERYSALNEPGVATVNAMERTEIKINIISEQLGLSWAELARELQFGVDDINRIRVENPNSLLDQSSALLNLWASREGKRAKMESLYTALKNIDRADIVTSLEGQAPQPAPGSLEEGACRLSDRDSSLLSPSVINGYGLVQEELLSPASMQYSLPSPLGAEPYWQEVSSLECAPIATTEEDTLMEMSDVQVWPAGVSPSLVTVEDSSLEGSSRADDSEGATLSLPYSLGRPSSGASGASGSIMELEEEEEEEEEGEVEEEEAPQEPATMLAERDRVRASGAVPKVNLNGQLGGQRSDGRRGDAPAAGGGAKGGGGSVGLGSVEGISVVAGQQVYAQMSGLSRATEHNGDNRVVGGGAFQPYLPDKDSLQGWVGSVSSGRDVPGLRVAQEALLTPREEKEDYAAEAQFVSEHGNVLARKDRKATAKSSSTKTQPDRRRK; encoded by the exons AATGGTCTCAACGGGTTACACCTGGCCTCTAAAGAAGGTCACGTCAAAATGGTCCTGGAGCTGCTACACTCTGGCATCGAGCTGGAAGCCACCACCAAG AAAGGGAACACAGCTCTCCATATCGCAGCGCTGGCAGGGCAGGAGAAAGTGGTGGCTGAGCTAGTCAACTACGGTGCCAACGTTAATGCCCAGTCACAT AAAGGGTTCAGTCCTCTCTACATGGCAGCACAGGAGAATCACTTAGAGGTGGTCAAGTTCCTGCTGGAGAACGGTGCCAATCAGAGTCTCCCCACTGAG GATGGCTTCACTCCACTGGCAGTAGCCCTCCAGCAGGGCCATGAAAACGTTGTGGCACTACTCATCAACTATGGCACCAAGGGCAAGGTCCGCCTCCCTGCGCTGCACATCGCTGCTCGCAACGACGACACGCGCACTGCCGCAGTGCTCCTGCAGAATGACCCCAATGCTGATGTTCTCAGCAAG ACTGGTTTCACACCTCTGCATATTGCAGCCCACTATGAGAATATGAGCGTcgcccagctgctgctgaacagaggAGCCAATGTAAACTTCACCCCCAAG AATGGCATCACGCCCCTTCATATAGCCTCCAGGAGGGGTAATGTGATGATGGTCAGACTACTGCTGGACAGAGGTGCACAGATCGATGCCAAAACTAAG GATGAGCTGACTCCTCTCCACTGTGCAGCCAGGAATGGTCACGTTCGCATCATTGAGATCCTGCTGGAACACGGTGCTCCCATCCAGGCGAAGACCAAG AACGGTCTGTCCCCCATCCACATGGCAGCTCAGGGGGATCACATGGACTGCGTCAGGCAGCTACTGCAGTTCAACGCCGAGATTGATGATATCACACTGGACCATTTAACCCCTCTTCATGTAGCAGCCCACTGTGGTCACCATCGGATGGCCAAAGTCCTACTGGACAAGGGGGCCAAAGCCAATGCACGTGCTCTG aatGGCTTCACACCTCTCCATATTGCTTGCAAGAAGAACCACATGCGGTCCATGGACCTGCTGCTCAAGCACTCTGCTTCCCTAGAAGCTGTCACAGAG tcTGGTCTCACTCCTCTACATGTAGCAGCATTCATGGGCCATCTGAACATAGTGAAGAACCTGCTCCAGAGAGGGGCTTCACCTAATGCTTCCAATGTG AAAGTGGAGACTCCCCTCCACATGGCCTCCAGAGCAGGACACTGTGAAGTTGCTCAGTTCCTGCTGCAGAACGCAGCACAAGTGGACGCCAAGGCGAAG GATGACCAGACCCCTCTACACTGTGCAGCCCGCATGGGCCACAAGGAGCTTGTCAAGCTGCTCCTTGAGCACAAGGCCAACCCCGACTCAGCTACAACTGCAGGCCACACGCCCTTACACATCTCTGCACGTGAAGGACACGTCCACACCATTCGAATCTTGTTGGATGCTGGGGCACAGCAGACAAAGATGACAAAG AAAGGCTTCACTCCTCTCCACGTGGCATCTAAATATGGGAAGGTGGATGTGGCGGAGCTCCTTCTGGAGAGAGGAGCCAACCCTAATGCAGCTGGGAAG aaTGGTCTGACACCCCTTCATGTGGCCGTCCATCACAACAACCTGGATGTTGTTAAACTCCTGGTCAGCAAGGGAGGATCTGCACACAGCACTGCCCGA AATGGCTACACTCCCCTGCACATAGCGGCCAAGCAGAACCAGATGGAGGTGGCCAGTTGTCTGCTGCAGAATGGGGCGACGCCCAATGCCGAGTCCCTCCAAGGCATCACGCCCCTACACCTGGCTTCACAGGAAGGGCGGCCTGACATTGTGGCCCTGCTCATCTCCAAGCAGGCCAATGTGAATCTGGGCAACAAG aaTGGATTGACCCCTCTGCATCTTGTGGCTCAGGAAGGTCATGTGGGAATCGCTGACACATTGGTCAAACAAGGAGCCTCCATTTACGCTGCCTCACGG ATGGGCTACACACCCCTTCATGTGGCTTGTCACTATGGCAACATCAAGATGGTGAAGttccttctgcagcagcaggcccATGTGAATAGCAAGACAAGG ATGGGCTACACCCCTCTGCACCAAGCAGCTCAGCAGGGCCATACCGATATTGTCACCCTGTTGTTAAAACACGGAGCCCAACCCAATGAGATTACTTCG AATGGGACATCTCCCCTGGGTATTGCTAAGCGGCTAGGTTACATCTCTGTCATCGATGTGCTGAAACTGGTTACTGAGGAGTCAGTCTCCACG ATCACGACAGAGAAGCATCGAATGAGTTTTCCTGAGACAGTAGATGAGATTTTGGATGTTTCTGAGGATGAAG GGGTTGCCCAGCTAACCTTAG GAGACGAGTTGCTCGGGATGGATGGAGCACGCTATTTGAAGCTTGATGACTTTAAGGACCAGGACGATGACTTCCTCTCCCCAAAGAAAACCCTGAGAGACTTTGAGGGTGGCATGGGTACCAC GCCATATTCTCCAGCTATTCCCAGGATCCCTTGTGTGTCCCCAGAGACTGTACTACTGGATCAG CACACCCCCATCCCCCTGCCAAAAGAGTATGATGAAGACTCTCTTATCCCGAGCAGTCCGGCTACAGAGACTTCAGACAACGTCAGCCCTGTGGCCAGCCCCATTCACACTGG CTTCCTGGTGAGTTTCATGGTGGATGCTCGGGGAGGCTCCATGCGAGGCAGCAGACACCACGGCCTGCGAGTTATCATTCCTCCTCGAACCTGCACTGCCCCAACACGCATTACCTGCCGCCTGGTCAAACCTCAGAAACTGACCACGCCTCCTCCGctggtggagggggaggggctAGCAAGCCGTATCATCTCCCTAGGGCCGTCCAGTATGCAGTTCCTTGG GCCTGTAATAGTGGAAATCCCCCACTTTGCCTCACTGGGCCGAGGGGACCGAGAACTTGTGGTCCTCCGTAGTGAAAATGGCTCGGTCTGGAAGGAGCATCGCAATCGCTACGGTGACGAAGTGCTGGAGACTATTCTGAATGGCATGGATGAAG ACCTGGAGAGtcaagaggagctggagaagaagagAATCCGTCGCATCATCTCCACCGACTTCCCCCTCTACTTCGCCGTAGTCTCCCGCATTCAGCAGGAGAGTGATCTGATTGGTCCAGAGGGGGGTCGGCTGACCAGTAAACTGGTGCCCCACGTCGAGGCCATCTTCCCCGAGACGGCCGTCACCAAGAGAGTGAGACTGGGACTGCAG GCACAGCCAATCCCTGATGAGCTGCTGACTCGGCAGCTCGGTAATCAGGCGACCTTCAGCCCAGTGGTTACCATCGAGCCACGCCGACGCAAATTTCACCGTCCAATTGGGCTGCGCATCCCTTTGCCGCCATCCTGGAGGGAGAGTCCTCGGGATGCTGGGGAGGGCGATACCACCAGCTTGCGCCTCCTCTGCAGTGTCATTG GTGGCACAGCACCCGCTCAGTGGGAGGACATCACTGGAACCACCAAGCTGATGTACGCCAACAACTGTGCCAACTTTACCACCAATGTTTCTGCAAG ATTCTGGCTGGCAGACTGTCCACGCACGGCAGAGGCAGTGACCTTCGCCAATTTGCTGTACCGGGAGCTGATGTCTGTTCCATACATGGCCAAGTTTGTTATCTTTGCCAAGATGAATGAAGCGCGCGAGGGACGCTTGCGTTGTTACTGCATGACGGACGACAAGATGGACAAGACGCTGGAGCTGCACGAAAACTTCACCGAAGTGGCCCGCAGTCGAGACATTGAG CTGATGGAGGGCATGCCGCTGCACCTCGAGTGTTCTGGGAACCTGGTGCCCATCAGGAAGGCCACCCAGCAGCCTCGCAGCTTCAGCTTCCAGGCCTTCAGAGATAACAGGctgcctgtctctgtcaag GTCAGAGATAGTAACAAGGATGCCACTGGGTTTTTATCCTTTCTGCGGAAGTGCACCAAGTATGAGGATACCCAGCATGTGCTGTGTAACCTTAACATAGCCATGCCACCATGTGTTAAG GTTGTTGGAAGTGAGGAGCGCAGGCGAACTTTGACCCCCCTCGCCCTGAGGGAACGTTACAGTGCGCTGAACGAGCCTGGTGTGG CCACTGTGAATGCCATGGAGAGGACTGAGATCAAGATCAACATCATATCTGAGCAGCTGGGTTTGAGCTGGGCAG AGTTGGCGCGTGAGCTTCAGTTCGGCGTGGACGACATCAACAGGATCCGTGTGGAGAATCCCAACTCCCTGCTGGACCAAAGCTCCGCTCTGCTCAACCTGTGGGCCAGCAGAGAAGGCAAAAGGGCCAAGA TGGAGAGCCTTTACACCGCCCTGAAAAACATCGACCGTGCTGACATTGTGACCTCTCTGGAGGGTCAGGCTCCACAACCAGCACCCGGTTCTTTAGAGGAGGGTGCCTGTCGACTCAGCGACCGCGACTCCAGCCTGCTGTCCCCCAGTGTCATCAATG GTTATGGGCtggtgcaggaggagctgctgtcccCGGCCTCCATGCAGTACAGCCTGCCCTCTCCGCTCGGTGCGGAACCCTACTGGCAGGAAGTCTCCAGCCTCGAGTGTGCCCCTATCGCCACCACCGAGGAAGACACATTAATGGAGATGTCGGACGTTCAGGTGTGGCCAGCAGGGGTCAGCCCCTCGCTGGTTACAGTGGAGGACTCCTCACTGGAGGGCAGCAGTCGGGCGGACGACTCAGAGGGCGCCACGCTCTCCCTTCCCTACAGCTTGGGTCGCCCGAGCAGCGGAGCCAGCGGGGCCAGCGGCTCCAtcatggagctggaggaggaggaggaggaggaggaagaaggggaggttgaggaggaggaggcgccaCAGGAGCCAGCAACTATGCTGGCAGAAAGGGACAGGGTGAGGGCCAGTGGCGCCGTCCCCAAGGTCAACCTAAACGGGCAGctgggaggtcagaggtcggatgggaggagaggagatgcccccgcagcaggaggaggagcaaaaGGGGGAGGTGGAAGTGTAGGGCTGGGTTCAGTGGAAGGGATTTCTGTTGTTGCAGGCCAGCAGGTGTATGCCCAGATGTCGGGACTGAGTCGGGCTACGGAGCATAATGGAGATAACCG AGTGGTGGGAGGCGGAGCATTTCAACCCTACTTACCAGACAAGGACTCCCTGCAGGGCTGGGTGGGCTCGGTGTCGTCGGGACGTGACGTGCCGGGCTTGCGCGTGGCCCAGGAGGCTCTGCTGACTCCG agagaggagaaagaggactACGCTGCTGAGGCGCAGTTTGTTTCCGAACACGGGAACGTGCTCGCTCGAAAG GACCGGAAAGCCACTGCCAAATCATCCTCCACAAAAACGCAACCAGACCGCAGAAGAAAATAA